The following is a genomic window from Halobacterium sp. R2-5.
GGGAGACCCTCGGGCTGGTCGGGGAGTCCGGCTGCGGGAAGTCGACGCTGGGTCGGACGCTGATGCAACTGGAGACCGCGACCAGCGGCGAGGTCCGCTACGACGGCACGGACGTCACGACGCTGTCCGGGTCGGACCTCAAGGAGTGGCGCCAGAACGTCCAGATGGTGTTCCAGGACCCCGACTCCAGCCTGAACGACCGGATGACCGTCGGGGAGATCGTCATGGAGCCGCTGAACGTCCACAACTGGAAGACCCCGCAGGACCGGCGGCGCCGCGTCCGCGAGCTGCTGGAGACCGTGGGGCTCAGCGAGGAGCACTACTTCCGGTACCCGTTCCAGTTCTCCGGCGGGCAGCGCCAGCGCATCGGCATCGCCCGCGCGCTCGCGCTCGAACCGGACTTCCTCGTGCTCGACGAGCCGGTGAGCGCACTGGACGTCTCCGTGCAGGCGAAGATCCTGAACCTCCTGAACGACCTCCAGGAGGAGTTCGGGCTGACGTACCTCATCATCGCCCACGACCTCTCCGTCGTCGAGCACGTCTGCGACCGGGTGGCGGTGATGTACCTCGGGAACATCATGGAGCTCGGGCCGGCCGAGAACCTCTTCGAGGACCCCGCGAACCCGTACACGAACGCGCTGCTGTCCGCGATTCCGGAGGCCGACCCGTCCGTCGAGAAGGACCGCATGACGCTGCGCGGGACGCCACCGAGCCCGCGGGACCCGCCCACGGGCTGCGTGTTCAGCACGCGCTGCCCGACGAAGATCCGCCCCGAGGCCTACGAGGACCTCGACGACGACGTCTGGGAGGCCGTGGAGGTGTTCCGGGAAGTCGTCCGCGAGCGCGCGGGCGTAACGAAGTCCACGACCGACCGCGTGAAGGAGCTCGTGGGCCTGGGCAGCGACGGCCCCGACATCGAGGAGGCAGCCGACGACGTGTTCGACGACCTCGACGTGCCCAGCGACGTGAGCCAGCACGTCGACACCGCCGTCGAGTACGTGAACCACGACGACCCGCAGAGCGCCCGCGAGCACCTCCGCGAGGCGTTCGGGAGCGTCTGCGAGCGCGAGGTCCCGGAGAACCACGTGGTCGACGACTCGGGGCGGTTCAGCCACTGCCACCGCCACCGCGAGGACTACGAGGACACCGGGGAGTTCCTCGAATCGCGCGGGTACAACCGGTAGTCACCGATGTCCGAGTCTCCGTCCGGCGTCACCGGCGGGCCGCCCGACCACGTCGGCCAGCTGCTGGACGCGGTGTCGTACGCGGTGTGGCTGACCGTGCTGTTCTCCGCGCTGTCGGCCGTGCTCGCTGTGCTGGCGGGCTGGCGGCCGGCACCGGGCGTGAAGTACGGGCTGTTCGTGTTCGGGTGGCTGGCGTTCGGCTTCGGGACGTTCAAGCTGCTGCCGTCGCGGCCGTGGAAGGACGACGAGGGGAGCGTCGACGCCCTCGGTGCGGACGCCGACCAGACGAAGTTCCAGGCGCTCGTCCAGCGGCTGCCGCCGGCGCGGTTCCGACCCGTCCCCGTCGCGGACCGCCTGCCGACCGGCGCCCGCGTGTTCGTCGGATCGCTGGCGATGCTCGGAACGTCTATCGTCCTCGAGCAAGTCTTCGGAATCGGGCCGTAGCGCGCCTGAAACGCCGCCTCTCCGCGGAACTTTCTTACGTGTGAGCGCACAACCCGCAGCCATGCCCGAGAAGCCCCGCAACGACAGCGGCCTCCCCGACGAACAGGAACAACAGGAGGAGCGACAGCGGCGAGTGGAGCGCGTCTCGCAGAACGCCGACGAGTACAAGCAGTCCTGGAAGGCGACCATCGAGGACATGCACGCGCTCGCCGAGCAGCGCGAGGACGAGGGGTGGGACGTGCTCGAACTGATCGCCGGGGACACCGCGCCGATGGGACGGGGCACGGGCGAGGACGAGGGCGAGTTCGGCCTCTCGTACGTCGTCGGCGCCGACGACGCGGAGGCATTTCGGGAAGTGTTCGAGGCCGGGGAGTTCCCGGTCTACGACGTCTACCGGCAGACCCAGATGGGGCACGTGTTCGTCGTGACCGAGCTCCGGGACCCGGACATCGAGCAGGTCGTGTTCATCGCCGGCGCGTACGTCCAGCGCGACGAGAAGATGTGCGCGTACACCGCCCGCGAGGAGGGCGAGATGTACACGCACGTCCGCAAGCTCGACGGGACGAAGCTGGGCGTGTTCCGCCACGAGGGCTACGAGAAGTTCTTCCCGCACGCCGACCGGATGCCCGACCTCGACGAGGGCTGGGTCAGCGACGCGTAGGACGCGAGGACGGCCGGAGTCGGCGGCGAGACGCGCTGAACGGGTGTCGTAGCCTACAAATGGGTGGGGACAGTACGACGGCTACATGAACGTCGCTGACGCGATGACCCCCCGGGACGACGTGGTTACCGTCGAGCTTCCGGGGACGCGGGACGACATCCTCGAGTACATCCAGGAGCGGAAGTTCTCCTCCGTACCCGTAGTGAAGCCGAGCGAGGGCGGCGAGCAGTACCGGGGGCTGGTCTCCCGGGACGACCTCATCGAGCGCCCCGAGGAGGACCAGCTCGCGATGCTGATGCGGGACGTGCCGACGACGACAACCGACGCGACCATCAAGGAAGTCGCGGCGCTGATGCGGCGCGAGGGAGCGCGCCGCGTGCCGGTCGTCGAGGACGGCCGCCTCGAGGGCATCATCACCGTCACCGACGTGGTGCGGGCCATCGCGGACGGCGAGGAGGACGGCGACACGCCGGCCGGCGAGCTCGCGCGCGAGGACGTGAACACGACGTACGTGGAGACGCCGCTGACGGTCGCGGAGCGCGAAATCTCGTACGCGAACGTGCCGTACACCATCGTCCTCGGCGACGAGGCGGAGATGGCGGGCGTGCTCACGGAGGTCGACATCATCGACGTCGCCCGCGTCGTGGAGGGCGAGGACGACACCGGCGACTCCATCGCGGACGACGACGACGACTGGAAGTGGGAGTCCATCAAGGCGGTCGGCGCGCGCTACCTGCCGACGCGGAACGTCGAGATTCCCGCGGCGCCGACCCGCGAGTTCATGACCGGGGACGTGGTGACGGTGACGAAGCGCCGGACCGCCCGCGAGGTCGCCCAGACGATGCTGACGAACGACATCGAACAGGTGCCGCTGGTCTCGGGAGACAGCCTCGCCGGCGTCGTGCGGGACGTCGACCTGCTGCGAGGGTTGGCCGATGAGTGACCTCGACGAGCTCGCGCGCCGCCGCGGGTTCTTCTTCCAGGCGAACGAAGCCTACGGCGGTGTCTCCGGGTTCTACACGTACGGTCCGGAGGGCGCGGCGCTCAAGCGCAACGTCGAGGAGACGTGGCGGGACCGCTTCGTGACCCGCGAGGGGAACATGGAGATCGACGCGCCGACCGTCACTCCGGAGCCGGTGTTCGTGGCGTCGGGCCACCTCGACGGCTTCGACGACATGCTCGTGGAGTGCGCGGAGTGCGGGGAGAGCCACCGCGCGGACCACGTCGTCGAGGACAACACGGACATCGAGGACGCCGAGACGTACCCGACCGAGAAGGTCGAGGACATCATCGCCGAGCACGACCTCGTGTGCCCGACCTGTGGCGCGCCGCTGGCCGGCCAGTCGGTCGTGGAGTTCAACCTGATGTTCGACACGACCATCGGCCCGGGCGAGGGCCAGCCGGGCTACCTGCGCCCGGAGACCGCCCAGGGGATGTTCACGGAGTTCCCGCGGCTGAAGGAGTACGCGCGCAACCAGCTGCCGTTCGGCGCGGCCCAGATCGGCGCGGGCTACCGGAACGAGATCAGCCCGCGGAACGCGCTCGTGCGCGCCCGGGAGTTCACGATGGCGGAACTGGAGTTCTTCGTCGACCCCGAGGGCGAGGGGCCGGACCTCGACCGCGTGGCGGACGTCGAACTGCCGCTGTACCCGGCCAACGCCCAGCAGGCCGACGGCGAGGAGTACCTCCACCTGACGCCCCAGGAAGCCTTAGAGGAGGGCGTCGTGGGCGGCGAGTGGGTGGCGTACTTCCTCGCGCGCTCGAAGCAGTGGTTCGAGCGCGTCGGCGTGGACATGGAGCGCTTCCGGTTCCGCCAGCACCTCCCCGGCGAGCTCGCTCACTACGCCGCCGACTGCTGGGACGCGGAGGGTGAGGTCGACGGCGACTGGATCGAACTGGAGGGCGTCGCCTCTCGTACCGACTACGACCTCTCGAAGCACAGCGAGCACGCCGACGACTCCTTCACCGTCTTCCAGCAGTTCGACGAGCCGAAGACGGTCGAGCGCGCGACCGTCGACCCCGACATGTCCTACCTCGGGCCGGAGTTCGGCGGCGACGCCGCGGCCGTCGCGGACGCCCTCGAAGCGCTCGCGGAGCGCGACCGGTCGGCGTTCGACGGCGAGGAAGTGACCGTCGAGGTGGACGGCGAGGAGCACACGGTTCCCACCGAGAAGACCGGGTTCAGCGTCGAGGAAGTCACCGAGTCCGGCCGACACATCGTCCCGCACGTCGTCGAACCGGCGTTCGGCGTCGGGCGCGCCGTCTACACGGTGCTCGCGCACAACTACGACGAGGACGAGGTCGAGGGCGAGACCCGGGACGTGCTCCGCCTGCCGGCGGAAGTGGCGCCGACGACGGTCGGCGTGTTCCCGCTGATGGACAAGGACGGCCTCGGCGAGACCGCTCGCGACCTCGCGGCGGACCTCCGCGAGGCCGGTCTCTCGGTGACGTACGACGACTCCGGGAACATCGGCCGCCGGTACCGCCGGCAGGACGAGGTCGGGACGCCGTACTGCGTGACCGTCGACTACGACACCTTCGAGGACGACACGGTGACGCTGCGGGACCGCGACACGACCGACCAGGTGCGCGTCGCCGTCGACGACCTCGTGGACGTGCTGCCCGCGCTCCGGGACGGCGACATCGCGTTCGAGGAGCTGTAACGGTGAGCGAGCTCGGCCGCCGGCTGGTGCACGCGAGCGGCACGCTCCTCCCGGGAGCGTTCCTCGCGGGCGTACTGAGTTGGCCGGCGGTCCAGTGGCTACTGGTCGTCGGGTCAGCAGGCGCCGCGGTCCTCGAAGTGCTGCGCCTGTCGGGGTACGTCTCGTGGCGCATCTTCGACCGCCTCACCCGCGAGTACGAGCAGGACAACGTCGCGGGGTACGCGCTGTACATGTTCTCGTGGACGGCGACCGCGTGGCTGTTCGACCCGCCGATCGCGGTGCCCGCCATGCTGATGCTCGCGCTCGCGGATCCCGCCAGCGGCCTGCTCTCGCGGGACGCCGGCCTCGAGATGAAAGAGGGGTGGGTGCTGCTCGCGACGTTCGGCATCTGCATGGCCATCGCCACGCTGCTCGACGTGCCGGTCGTCCCCGCGATCGCCGGCGCGCTCGTCGCGACGCTCGCTGACGGCACGACGCCCGTGATTCGCGGCTACGTCATCGACGATAACGCCACGATTCCCCTCGGTGCTGCCGTGGCGATGTGGGCCGTCTGGCTCGTCGTTTGAGTCCGGGTCCGTTTCCACTGCACACTTCGTCGTTCACGAATCCAGAAAGCCCCGAGGCTGTAGACTCGGGGGCTCGTTGCGCTCCTCGGTCGCTTCGCTCCCTACGGTGCTTACGTCGCCTGCCTTCGTCTACAGCCTCGCCCCTTTCAGTCCGCCCACGGCGGCTAACCAACCGGTAGCGGGAGGGATTGAAAGGGGCGGCGGGCTCGCTAGCCGAGGCGACGCAAGCACGCGACCGCAGGGAGCGCGCGCACCGAGCCGCAGGCAGCGAGCCCGCCGGGGCTTTCGAGGTGTCGAAAACCACCACGTCTCTGTCCCAGTACGACTACTTTCACCGCGGTACGCGAACCCTTAACCACGTGAGCGACGTACGATGGCGCGAATGCCGGAGTCCGCGCACGTGGAGCACCCGATGCTGGCCGAGGGCGCCATCGAGGCGCGCCAGTACCAGCTGAAACTCGCTGCGGCCGCCCGCGAGGACCACACGCTCGTCTGCCTCCCCACCGGCCTGGGGAAGACGGCGGTAAGCCTGCTGGTGACCGCGTACCGCCTGGCCGACGACGCGGGCGGGAAGTCCCTCCTGCTGGCGCCGACGAAGCCGCTTGTCGAACAGCACGCCGCGTTCTACCGGGAGGCGCTCACCGTCCCGGACGACGAGGTGGTCGTGTTCACGGGGGAGACGCGGCCCGACGACCGCGCCGAGATGTGGACGGACGCCCGGGTCGTGGTGGCGACGCCGCAGGTCGTGGAGAACGACCTCGTGGGCGGCCGCGTGTCGCTGCGGGACGTCGTGCACTGCACGTTCGACGAGTGCCACCGCGCGACGGGAGACTACGCGTACACGTACATCGCGGAGCGCTACCACAGCGACGCCGCGGACCCGCTGGTGACCGCGATGTCCGCCTCGCCCGGCGGCAACGAGGAGGACATCCGCACGGTCTGCGAGAACCTCGGCGTGTCGAACGTCGAGGTGATGACCGAGGACGACGCGGACGTCGACGACCACACGTACGAGACTGACGTGCAGTGGGAGCGCATCGAACTCCCGGACGAAGTGCTGGCGGTCCGGGACGCGCTCAACGACGTCATTAAAGACCGGCTGGAGAAGCTCCGCGAGCTCGGCGTGACGCGGGCGTCGAGCCCGGACGTTTCCCAGAAGGACCTGAACAAGATTCGCGCGAAGCTCCAGGAGCTCATCGACAACGACCAGAGCGAGGGCTACCAGGGGATGAGCGTCCACGCGGAGGTGATGAAGCTCCGGCGCGCTGTCGAACTCGTGGAGACCCAGAGCGTGGAGTCGGTCCGGCGGTACTTCGAGCGGCAGCGAAACGCCGCGAACTCCTCGGGGGCGTCGAAGGCCAGCCAGCGGCTCGTCTCCGAACCCAAGGTGAAAGAGGCGATGCGGCGGGCCGACGACTTCGACGGCCTCCACCCGAAGTTCCGGCGCGCCAGAATGCTGCTCGCCGAAACCCTCGGCATCGAAGAAGGCGAGCGCGTCATCGTGTTCACCGAGTCCAGAGACACCGCCGAGGCGCTCACGGAGTTCCTCGGCCAGCACTTCGACACGCGGCGGTTCGTCGGGCAGGGCGACGCGGACGGCAGCGACGGGATGACCCAGACGGAGCAACGGGAGACCTTAGACGAGTTCCGGGCGGGGGAGTTCGACGTGCTCGTCTCCACGAGCGTCGCCGAAGAGGGACTGGACGTCCCCGAGGTCGACCTCGTGCTGTTCTTCGAGCCGGTGCCGACGGCGATTCGCTCCGTCCAGCGGAAGGGCCGGACGGGCCGCCAGACGGAGGGGAAGGTCGTCGTGCTGATGGCCGAGGACACCCGCGACGAGGCGTACTTCTGGATCTCGCGGCGCCGCGAACAGGAGATGGAAGACGAGCTCCGCGAGCTGAAGGACCTCGCGGACGACATCGAGGGCGACCTGAGCGAGGACCAGCGCGCGCTCGACGAGTACGGCGGCGCCGACGCCGCGAGCGAAACCCGCGACTCCCAGCCCGCCGAGGCGGACGGGGGCGGCGGCGAGACGCAAGCCGGGCTCACCGACTTCGACGCGCCGGACCCCGAGGACGTCGAGGGTAGCAGCGACGACGAGGACGCGGTGGCGGCGCGCGCGGACAGCGGCGACGGCGAAACCATCGAGGTCGTCGTCGACCAGCGCGAACTCGACTCGAACATCGCGCGCGAGCTCTCGAAGCGCGACGAGGTCGAGACGCGCCTGGAGACGCTCTCCGTGGGCGACTACGTGCTCTCGGACCGCGTCGCCATCGAGCGGAAGACCCACGGCGACTTCCTGGACACGCTGCTGGGCGGCGACCGCTCCATCTTCGAGCAGGCCAAAGACCTCACGCGGCACTACACGCGGCCCGTGCTCGTCCTGGAGGGCGACGGCGACCTCTACGCGGAGCGCAACGTCCACCCGAACGCGATTCGCGCGGCGCTGGCGTCGCTGGCCGTCGACTGGGGCATCAGCGTGGTGCACACGCGCGGCGAGGACGACACCGCGGAGATGGTCGAGACCATCGCCGAACGCGAGCAGACGGACAACGACCGCGAGGTGAGCGCGCACGGCGAGAAGGCCGCGAAGACCCTCGGCGAGCAACAGGAGTACGTCGTCTCCTCGATCGCGGACGTCGGCCCGGTGACCGCGCGGTCGCTGCTCGAGGAGTTCGGCACCGTCGAGGCCGTGATGACCGCCCGCGAGGACGACCTCACGGAGGCGGACGGCGTCGGCCAGGTGACGGCCGAGCGCATCCGCGAGGTCGTCGGCAGCGACTACCGGCCGGACGCGTAGCCGTCAGCCGCGGTCGGCGCGGTGCTCGCTGATGATGGAGTCGACCATGCTCTCCTTGCGCTCGCGCTCGCGCTCGGCCTTCCGGTCGTGCCAGTCCGCAATCACGGCCTCGACGTCGCTCTCGGTGGCGACGGCGAGCTCGTCGACCTCGCGGATGGTGACGTCGTCGGCGGGCCCGACGGGGATCTCGTGCTCGAACAGCACCTCGTCGGCGGCGTCCGACAGCCCGCCCGAGCGCAGCACGACCCGGGGCTCGAGCTCCGAGAGCAGCTCCGCGGTCGAGCGCCCCGCGCCGGAGGCGTCCCGGAGGTAGACGACGTCGCCCGCGGCGATGCCGTACTCCTCGTCGGCGGCCTCGATGGCGCCGACGGTGAACTGGTCGACGGGCTTCACCGCGACGAGGTCGCCGTCCGCGTCGACGTCGCCGAGGTTCGAGTGGTCGAGCTTCCAGAGGTCCTTGAGCCGTTCGAGCTTCCCCTCCAGTTCGTCGGCGCGTTCGCGTTCCGCCTCCAGTTCGGTTTCGAGGCGGTCGTTCTCCCACTGGAGCTGCGTGAGCTCGCGGCGCTCGCGGGCCTCCTGGCGCTCCTCGCGGCGGGCCTCCGAGAGCTCCTCCTCGTACTCCTCGAGTTGCTCGTCTTTCTCGTCGAGTTCGGCTTCGAGGTCGTCGACGTGGTCCTGGAGGCGCGCGACCTGCGCTTCGAGGTCCCGAATCCGGCGCTCCTCGTCGGTGAGCTCGCGGGGTTCGTGCTCGACGGACTCCTCTTCGGGCTCGTCGGTCTCCGTGAGGTCGTCGACGACCGCCGCGAGCGGCTCGCCGTCGCCGACCACGCGCGAGACGACTTCGCCGCGGTCGAGTTCGCGGGGCGTCTCCTCGGTGGCGCGCCGGATCTGGTCGGCGTGGTCGTCCCGCGCGAACAGCGCCGCGGCCATCGCGTCGCGCTGGTGGTCGTCGTCGTAGCCCTCCTCGCGCGTGCGGTGTTGCTTCTCGTCGATTGGGAGGTCCGAGTCGGGCGTCCAGCCGGCGGCGTCGAAGCTCGCGCGGATCTTCTCGACGGTCGCCGGCATCGGCGTCACGTCCGCCGCCACCACGACGGGCCGGCCGCGCTCGATGATCCACTCGATGACTTCGGCGGTGTCGGCGGTGCGCGTGCTCGTGACGTCGAGCAGCCGGCCGTCGAGCGCGACGAGCGCGACCGCGGTGGTCGTCCCGGGGTCGACGCCGACGAACACGCGGTCGCGGCGCCGCGCCAGCGGCTTGAACTCGATGCCGTCCCGGCGCACCGGCTCGACCTCGACGCGCGTGTCCCCCGAGCGACGACTGCTCACGGGGATGTCCTCGGGGCGGGCCTGCACCGTGAACACGGCGTTGGCGTACCCGCCGTACTTCTCGGTGACCTCGCGCTCGTAGTCGAGGCCGGCGTCGTCGAGGTCGGACTCGACCTCGCGGGCGACCCGCTTCACGGAGCCGTGGATGCGCCGCGTGAAGCGGTCCTCGCTCCACCCGCCACCGCCGCCCGTCGAGCGCCCGCGGGATACCTTCACGGTGGTCTCGTCGGTGAACGCCGACACCTCGTAGCCGACGTTGCGCGCGGCGAGCCGGGCGGACGCCTCGGCCTCCTGCATCGCGGGCTTGCCGTACGGGACGCCGTGGCGTTTCGCGACCCGGGAGAGGGGCTCCGGGCGCTCGTCGCCGGTGACCTGCACGAGCTTCGTCTCCTCGGGGAGCCCGCGGAGGAAGTGCACGAGCTGGTCCTTGTCGGCGGCCAGCTCGTACATGTTGTCGGTCGCGAGAATCGCGGGCGCCTCGTCGTCGAGGCGCCGCAGGAGCTTCCGGCGGCTCACCACGTCGCGTTCGACGACCTCGCCGTCGAAGACGACCAGCGCGTACGAGGGGGCGTCCCCGCGCACGTCGCCGCTCTGGACGTCGACGCCGAACACGCGGGCGTCGAGCGCGCTCGTCCGGGTACTCACGTTCACGGACGTAGGGCGTGACGGCTAATAAGTGCACGGCGGGAGCGGAGTCGGCGCCCGGCCCGGCCGATCACTCCGACTCCTTCCAGTCGCTGGCGTCGCCCTCGCGGAACTCGCCTTTGGCGTGGCGCTCCCGCGGCCAGAACGCGACGACCACCAGCGCGACGTAGAACACGCCGACGACGGCGACGACCGCGACCCCGGGGATGCGTGCGATTGCGGCGGTCGACAGCCAGTCCTCGCGGGGGGCGAACACGGTGATTCGGAACACCCACGCGGCGAGCAGGACGGAGAACAGCGCGAGGTAGACGCGCTGGAGGCGGTTCGCGAGCGCCTCGCCGAGGGAGACTTTGACCGTCGGCCGGCGGTAGTCGTCGCTCAGCTGTACGCGCCAGTCCTCGCTCTCGACGCCCCGTGTGGGGTCGAGGGCGTTCGCGAACAGGTTCTCCTGGAGCAGGCGCACCCGCGAGCGGAACACGTCGTAGTCGCGGTAGCGCCGCGCCTCCACGCCGAGGAAGACGGCGACGACGACGACGCCGACCAGCAGCACGTAGTGGGGGTTGTCGGGGCTGGAGAACGCCCACGTCAGAATCGCCGCCATCAGCGTCACCGCCCACGTCGTGGTCTGGTCGAGGCGCTGGCGCCACGTCCCCACGCGGTCGACTTCCCCGCGGTAGGCGTGGGCCATCACGGACCCCAGTTCCCCGCCGTCGTCGCCGACGTCGCGGCCCACCTCGCGCTGGTCGGCGGTCGTCGGGTCGAAGTCGTCGCTGCTCGAATCCATGGGGCGCGGTCGTCAGCGGCGGAGCAGACCGAGAATCCGCGAGCGGGCGTCGTCCGCGGATTCGTAGGTCCGGTCCTCGGACTCGTCGAGGACGTCTTCGAGCGATTCGGACCCGTCGCGGGTCTCGACCTCGTAGTCGCCGTACGTCTCCACGAGCTCCTCGGTGTCCGCGGGGTAGTCGTGGGACTCGAGGGCGTCGTCGAGCTCGCCGAGGTGGTCGTCGGGCTCCTCGTGGACCGGTTCCGGCTCGTCCGCGCGGGTCTGAGCCTCCTCCTGCATGCGCTTCCGCTGTCGCTTCTCCTCGTTGTCGGCCTGCTCCTCGCGGCCCTGTTTGTCGTCTGCCATCTAGTCGAATACGACGCTGGTCCGGATAACTCGACGGCCGGTACTCGCAAGCACCACGCTCCACGAGCGACAAAATAGGTAAGTGTCGGTCGTCCTAACAGACTCGCGGCAGCGGCACACGCGACAGTTCTCCGCCGCTGGACTCACCAAGATGCCACTCGCCGACGTACTCGACGCGGCCCGAGCGCGACAGAAGACCCTCGTCGTCCACGGCGCGAGCGCCGACGACTTCGCGGCGTACTTCGAGAGCCGGAACGTGGACGTCGTCGAGGGCGAACCATACGACGAGTCGGCGCCGTTCGCCACGGTGCGGGAGGACGACCAGTTCCGCGCCGCGGTCTCGCTGACGGACCTGCGGGCGTACTTCGAGCCGCCGGTCGAGGAGCCCGACGACTACCCCGCGGCGACCCACGCGCTGCACGAACTGCTCGACGACTCCGTGTTCCGGTCGCTCTCGCACCGGCAGCTGCTCGCGACCGCGCGGGAGATCGAGGACCGCGCGTGGCGCACCGGGACGGGGACGCTGCACGCGGGCTTCCAGACGCGGGCGGCGTTCGAGCGGGAGCTCCCCCACTACCGGCGGCTCGTCGAGGAGACGGCCCTCGACGTGCACGCGTACTTCGTGCCGTCACCCGGCGGGGTGTCGCTCGCCGACGAGCCGGTCACGGTCCACGAGACGCCGCATCCGGACGTGGGGAAGTTCTGGTTCGTGGTGTTCGACGGCGGTCGCACCGACCAGCAGTGCGCGCTCGTCGCCGAGCAACACGAGAGCGACGCGTTCCGCGGCGTCTGGACGTACGACAGCGACCTGGTGGCGATCGCGCTGGACGCCGTCTCCGAGGTGGCGGCGCGTCAGTCGGCGTCGGGGTAAGGGACGTCGTAGGTGAGGCCGTCGTGGGCGACGAACACCTCGCCGTCGAAGTCGACGGCCTCGGCGTCCTCGCGCAGCTCGCGGGCGTCGCCGGCGTACCGCGAGGAGACGTGCGTGAGCGCGAGCGCTCTGGCGTCGGCACGAGCGGCGATTTCGGCGGCCTGCCCGGCCGTCGAGTGGCCGGTCTCGGCGGCGCGGTCGGCGGCGTCGTCGGCGAACGTCGCGTCGTGGACGAGGAGGTCGGCGCCCTCCGCGGCGGCGGCGACGGCGTCGTGGGGGCTGGTGTCGCCGGTGTAGACGAACTTGCGGCCGGGCCGGGGGTCGCCGACGACCTGTTCGGGGCGGACGACGGTGCCGTCGTCGAGTTCGACGGGCTGGCCGTCGTGGAGCTGCGAGAACTTCGGGCCGACGGGGACGCCGAGCTCCTCGGCGCGCTCGCGGTCGAAGCGGCCCTTCCGGTCGTCCTCGACGAGCGCGTACCCCACGGAGGTCGTCCGGTGAGCGGTGTCGAACGCGCGGACCTCGTACTCGGGGCGGTCGAGGACCGTCTCGCCGGCGGACACCTCGCTGACGCGGACGGGGAAGCCGACGTCGCCGCCGACGGCGAACACGAGCGCCTCGATTCGGTCGCCGAGGCCCCGCGGGACGTGAATCGTGAGGGGGTCGGCGCGGTCGTTGAAGTCCCACGTCTGGACGAGGCCGGGGAGCCCGAAGACGTGGTCGCCGTGGGCGTGCGTGACGAACACGTCGGAGACGTCGAACCCCGTGCCGTACTGCATCATCTGGCGCTGGGTGGCCTCGCCGGCGTCGAAGAGGAAGGCGTCGCCCTCCCGCCGCACGAACACCGAACTGGGGTTCCGTTCGGTGGTCGGGACGGCCCCACTCGTCCCGAGAAACGTCACCTGCAGAGTCATACCACGACGTGGGGGTGGCGCGCGCAAAACCCCACCGAAAGGCGAACGCCTCCGAGAGAGCTACGCGTCGCCGGCCGACACGGCCGGTAAGCCGATCTTGTCGAGAGTACGTCGGCCCTGTTATCAGGTAGCAGTTAC
Proteins encoded in this region:
- a CDS encoding DUF460 domain-containing protein, whose protein sequence is MSTRTSALDARVFGVDVQSGDVRGDAPSYALVVFDGEVVERDVVSRRKLLRRLDDEAPAILATDNMYELAADKDQLVHFLRGLPEETKLVQVTGDERPEPLSRVAKRHGVPYGKPAMQEAEASARLAARNVGYEVSAFTDETTVKVSRGRSTGGGGGWSEDRFTRRIHGSVKRVAREVESDLDDAGLDYEREVTEKYGGYANAVFTVQARPEDIPVSSRRSGDTRVEVEPVRRDGIEFKPLARRRDRVFVGVDPGTTTAVALVALDGRLLDVTSTRTADTAEVIEWIIERGRPVVVAADVTPMPATVEKIRASFDAAGWTPDSDLPIDEKQHRTREEGYDDDHQRDAMAAALFARDDHADQIRRATEETPRELDRGEVVSRVVGDGEPLAAVVDDLTETDEPEEESVEHEPRELTDEERRIRDLEAQVARLQDHVDDLEAELDEKDEQLEEYEEELSEARREERQEARERRELTQLQWENDRLETELEAERERADELEGKLERLKDLWKLDHSNLGDVDADGDLVAVKPVDQFTVGAIEAADEEYGIAAGDVVYLRDASGAGRSTAELLSELEPRVVLRSGGLSDAADEVLFEHEIPVGPADDVTIREVDELAVATESDVEAVIADWHDRKAERERERKESMVDSIISEHRADRG
- a CDS encoding DICT sensory domain-containing protein gives rise to the protein MPLADVLDAARARQKTLVVHGASADDFAAYFESRNVDVVEGEPYDESAPFATVREDDQFRAAVSLTDLRAYFEPPVEEPDDYPAATHALHELLDDSVFRSLSHRQLLATAREIEDRAWRTGTGTLHAGFQTRAAFERELPHYRRLVEETALDVHAYFVPSPGGVSLADEPVTVHETPHPDVGKFWFVVFDGGRTDQQCALVAEQHESDAFRGVWTYDSDLVAIALDAVSEVAARQSASG
- a CDS encoding DUF2270 domain-containing protein, producing MDSSSDDFDPTTADQREVGRDVGDDGGELGSVMAHAYRGEVDRVGTWRQRLDQTTTWAVTLMAAILTWAFSSPDNPHYVLLVGVVVVAVFLGVEARRYRDYDVFRSRVRLLQENLFANALDPTRGVESEDWRVQLSDDYRRPTVKVSLGEALANRLQRVYLALFSVLLAAWVFRITVFAPREDWLSTAAIARIPGVAVVAVVGVFYVALVVVAFWPRERHAKGEFREGDASDWKESE
- the rnz gene encoding ribonuclease Z, translating into MTLQVTFLGTSGAVPTTERNPSSVFVRREGDAFLFDAGEATQRQMMQYGTGFDVSDVFVTHAHGDHVFGLPGLVQTWDFNDRADPLTIHVPRGLGDRIEALVFAVGGDVGFPVRVSEVSAGETVLDRPEYEVRAFDTAHRTTSVGYALVEDDRKGRFDRERAEELGVPVGPKFSQLHDGQPVELDDGTVVRPEQVVGDPRPGRKFVYTGDTSPHDAVAAAAEGADLLVHDATFADDAADRAAETGHSTAGQAAEIAARADARALALTHVSSRYAGDARELREDAEAVDFDGEVFVAHDGLTYDVPYPDAD